One window of Ralstonia pickettii DTP0602 genomic DNA carries:
- a CDS encoding (2Fe-2S)-binding protein (K07302: E1.3.99.16A; isoquinoline 1-oxidoreductase, alpha subunit [EC:1.3.99.16]), whose protein sequence is MTTLNINVNGKTREVDVDPSTPLLWALRDNLDMTGTKFGCGMAACGACTVHVNGQATRSCVTPVSAAAGARITTIEGIATDKVGRAVLDAWIKHDVAQCGYCQNGQVMSAIGLLRTKKRPTDADIDQAMAGNLCRCGTYQRIRAAIKDAARALA, encoded by the coding sequence ATGACCACCCTCAATATCAACGTCAACGGCAAGACCCGTGAAGTCGACGTGGACCCGTCCACGCCACTGCTGTGGGCGCTGCGTGACAACCTCGACATGACCGGCACCAAGTTCGGCTGCGGCATGGCCGCGTGCGGTGCCTGCACCGTGCATGTCAACGGCCAGGCCACGCGCAGCTGCGTGACGCCGGTATCCGCCGCCGCCGGCGCGCGCATCACCACCATCGAGGGCATCGCCACCGACAAGGTCGGGCGCGCCGTGCTCGACGCGTGGATCAAGCACGATGTCGCGCAATGCGGCTACTGCCAGAACGGCCAGGTGATGAGCGCCATCGGCCTGCTGCGCACCAAGAAGCGCCCCACCGATGCCGACATCGACCAGGCCATGGCCGGCAACCTGTGCCGCTGCGGCACGTACCAGCGCATCCGCGCGGCGATCAAAGACGCCGCCCGTGCGCTGGCCTGA